Part of the Candidatus Omnitrophota bacterium genome, GGAAGATACCACGGTTATAAACATCGCTTGGAAGCTTTGACTACAGTTACGCGTGATTCCCTTTTACAGCCAAAAGAGATCATTGATACTTATTTAGATAATGGTTTTAAGGGTATAGACTTAAGGCCAGTCCAGCCGTTCGGAGTCGCTGAAGGCCAGGCATGGCAGGGCATTTCTTTTACTGCTGAAGAATTTATGGGATTTTATAAAAGTGCTTTAGATTACATAATCAAACTCAACTCCGAAGGAAAATTTTTTTATGAAAGAAGAGCTCTGATATTTTTAACTAAAATACTGACTGATACAGACCCTAATTTCTTGGATTTACGTTCTCCGTGCGGTGCCGGCATAGGGCAGATGGCTTATGATACTAATGGCGATATTTATACCTGTGACGAAGGCAGGATGTTCGCTGCGCTAAACCCGGCTGATTTTTCATTTCGTTTAGGTAATGTTAGCCAAGACCCATACAGCAGTATTATGAAAAGTAGCAAAATTGAGGCGATGTGCCTGGCTTCCTGTTTGGATAACTTACCGCACTGCAGTAGTTGTGTGTATAAGCCTTATTGCGGTGTGTGCCCGTTATATAATTATGCAGAGCAAAAAGACTTATTTATGAAATATAGAAATCAAAGATGCAGTATAAATGAACAAATATTAGATTACCTTTTTTCTCTTTTAAGAAAAAAGGCGAATATGGCTATCTTTAAGAATTGGATTGAAGGGTTTCATTATAAACAAGGGGAGGTAGGCGTATGAAAAATAGAATATTGCTGTTAGGTATTTTTGTCTTTCTTTTTTATAACACTGTTTTCTCAGAGAACCGCACTACGTCAATTAAGACTTACACGCCTGGCTCAAGAGAAGAGTGTTTAAGCAGCCTGGATTTAGACTCTTTAGGCAGGGAGACGTTGCAGGATTTCAGCACTCAATTGCAGGAATATTTTACGGCAAAAGCCATTTTATTTTTCAATGCGGATGAATGCAATAAACTTAATGATCACTGGTCCAAGGAATGCAAGAATTTATATGAAAAATATCTTTTTTGGATGAATCTGGTAAACGGTATACCTGCAGATTTGAAAACCCTTGATAGCTGCAGCCGTTATTTGGGGCTTGATAAACCCCAATGTATGCGTTTTATCAAAGCTTTCCAAGGGCGCGATTTAACTTATTGCGCCAAAAACAATAATTGTATTGCTACTTTTAATCTGGATGAAAGCTCGATGCCCAGCCAGGATGATAAAAACTTTATAACGACAATTAAAGCTTATAGGGATAATAATATAGAGTTATGCAGGAAGATGAGGGGAGGCAGCAGCAGCCTTGTATCAAGGCAATTTTGTGAAGCATTGGTTAACGGAGATACAGAAGGGATAAAATCATTTATCTCTAAAGGAGATTTTGATAAAATAAAAAAGAATATATGCGAAGGCCGGCCTACAGAGAGCCAGCTTTTGTCAGGACAGAAAGAATGATTTTCTTTTATCTTTTGTATGTATTTAAATAATGTATAATATTCTGATTTAAAACACAGATTTATAATCTAATTCGGGAGGCCATAATGGTAAAAAAGAAACGAATACCGCAGATCAGAAAAGATCTTAAAGACTTCTTGATTTCCGAAGAAGGAAAAATTACTAAAAAAGACATTACTAAGGTCGGCCTTTCTTTGATAGCCATATCTATGATGGTTACCCCGGAGAGCGCTTATCCCCAGACGCATACCAATATGTTTTTTTCCAGCGCTGGAGGCAGCGGGCATAATTCACATACTTCACATAGTTCGCATGGTTCGCACGGCAGCCATTCCAATGCTGTTGCAGCAGCCGTTACTGTCGTTGTTGGCGTTACGGTAACAGCAGGTGTTGTTACGGTTGCCTGATTATATCCTCTTCGGTTATTCTCCCTCTTTAAACTTCTATGGGCAATAAAACTGTAACAGTAGCATATTTTAATATCTCTGACCCTGGTTCAAGCGTTATCCCAACTGAGGAAGCCGCTGCTTATCATTATTCCTTCTCTACATATCTGCCTAATGGCCCGTTATCTATCGCAACTGTCTTAAAAAGAGACGGGCATAAAGTAATCTTTAAGGACTATCAATTCAGCGCAATCGGTTCGTATAGGAAAATTAGCGATATTGCAGAGTTCTTTATGGATGATTCTGAAGTTTTGTGTGTAGGATGCATGTGCAATATGTTGCCGTATCTTATAGCCGCCCTGAAAATCTTAAAACGTAAATTCCCGGATAAAATAATTATATTAGGCGGACCTGGGCCATCAGATGTATATGAGCCGTTAATGAAGAATTTCAGCTTTATAGATTTTATTGTGCGGGGCGAAGGAGAAGAGACGATAATAGAATTGATTAATTCTTTAGACAATCCAGGAAATTTTTCAAAGGTTAATGGAATAAGCTATAGATATGCGGGCCAAGTATACCATAACCCTGACCGCCAGCTTATGCCGTCATTGGATAGCGTACCGGACCTCGACCTTTCTTTGGTAAGTTCAAAGTATAATTTCTTCTATTTCTTTACTTCAAGGGGCTGCCCTTTTAACTGCGGGTATTGTAATAACGCAAGTTTTTGGAGAAGAAGGGTAAGGCAGATAGGCTTAAAAAGGGTTTTTGATGAAATTGGCCGTATTATAGAGCGTTTTGGGGTCAAAAACATAGGGGCAGGCGATGACACGTTCTTTGCTTCCAGCCGGGAAAGAATAGAAGAGTTCGCTACGCTCTATAAAAAAAACGGGCACACTTTTAGGTGGAGCGCACACCACCGCATAAATTTATTTGATGAAGGTGTAATGGATTTAGTTAAGGATATGAACATGAAAGAGATACTCATGGGTATTGATTCAGCTTCTAACAGGATGCTTAAAGCATTAGGGAGAAATTATACTATAGAGCAGGCATTAAAGGTGTCAAAGCTTGCTTTGAAATATATTAATGCATTAAGAGTTACTTTTATATATGGTTTTCCTAACGAGACATTAGAGGATTTTTTGCTCACCCTGGAGGCAATTTTATGTTTAAGGGATCCAAGAATAAGCGTGGATTTAATACTATTGGCCCCGCTTAAGCAAACTCCTATTTGTGAAGGATACTCAGGAAAGATGAGCTTTTCAAAGGGTCCGGCTGAAGTTGCCTATACGTTTCGGACTAAACTAGAAGATGGGAATGTCAACGTTAGCCGGATTACCAGGGCCTATAATTCTGTTTTTTCTCTTCCATTGGGAATACCCTATATGCCGGAAGTTGATAGTCTTATTTCTAAATTTCCGGATGCTTTTATTTCATATTATAATTATGATTCAGAACTTACGCTTAAGTTTGAGATAATACAGGAGTTCCTGCGTTTTTTAGAAAGTGAAGACAGGATAAATGAGGCCATAGCAAATGTTCAGGGACGATTGATCTATTTTGGCAAAGGGCGCGTAAGGCAGATAAGCATTAAAAAATAGAAAAGTATGGATGTTACGATCGTTAATTTCGGTTTGCCAGCAGCAACTTTAATCAGACCAGATGAACTTTTTATCATAAAATCTATACCTGTAGGTGCTTTAAGTATAGCTACGGTACTTAAAAAAACAGGGTATAATGTCGTTTTTAAGGATTATCAATTATCGGATTATGATGATCCCCTGGAGCCGAAGAATATAATTGAATTCCTCAGTGATTCCTCTTCTTTGCTCTGTATCGGATGCGCTTGCAACCTGCTGCCATTCCTGGTATCAGCTTTAAAAAAAATAAAAGAAAAAATCCCTGATAAGAAAATTGTGCTTGGCGGCCCAGGGCCAAGTGATGTATTTGAATTCTTGCTTAGGGATTTCCCTTTTCTTGATTATATCGTTAGAGGCGAGGGCGAGTTTACGATAGTTGAATTAGTCGCAGCCATAGAAAATCAAAAGAGCTTAGAAAATATAGAAGGGTTAAGCTTCCGTGATAACGGAAATATAATTCATAATCCGGCCCGAAGGTTGATAGCAAGGCTTGATGATTTGCCGGATCTGGATATTTCTTTGCTTAATCCCGGTTACAACATGTTTTATATTTTTACAGCCAGGGGATGCCCTTACGACTGTACTTATTGTAATAACGTCACTTTCTGGCAGCAGCGGGTAAGGCCATTGAGCATAAGAAAGGCTTTTAACGAAATAGGGTTAATCAGAGATAAATTCAAAGGCATAAATATAGCTGTAGGCGATGATACATTTGGAGTTAATAAAGATGTTTCTGAGCGGTTCATCGAAGAATATAAGAGAGTGCATTATGATTTTGCATGGTCGGCTACGTACAGGATAGACCTTTTTGACGAAATGTTCATAAAAAAAATGGCGGCCATAAACATGCAGTCAGTAGTTTACGGTGTTGAGTCTGGTTCAAATAGAATGCTTAAGCGCTTGGGTAGAAATTATAAAATAGAAGATGCCATTAATGTTGTGTCAAAAACGTTAACTTATTTAAAGACCGTGGCAGTATCTTTTATATACGGGTATCCGTTTGAGACAGTTGAAGATTTTCTTGAAACTCTGGAGAGTATACTGAAATTTCATAATTTAGGCGTTTTTATCAGGTTGAATCTTCTCGGGCCTTTAAGGCAAACCAGATTATTTAAAGAGTATAAGGGTGGCTTGGAAAATTCCAGCGGTCATTCATATTTAATTACACCTTATGTAAAAACAAAAATCATGAGAAAAACTACGGATACTGGCAGGCTCCAGAATTTGAATAAAATAGGTACTGGGGTTCCGGAGGTAGACAGGTTGATTAAGAACTTTCCAGACAGTTCGGTTTCTTATTATTTATATCCTTCAGACTTGGAGCTTAAGGAGCAAATAATAAAAGAATTCCTGACTTTTATTGAGAATGCCGGTACTATCAGTGAAAAAAGAGTAAGCGTTAAAGGATATCTAATATATTTCAGCAAAGACAGGGTCAAATTATTAAAATCCCCGCGCAAGGCCTATACTAGCAGGGTAGGCTGTAAAACTAAATGAAAAAAGCAGATATAAAAGTCGGTTTTCTTTGTAATAATTATTGTTTGCATTGTGTACAGGGAGATAAAAGGGCAAGGTTCGGTAACAAAGGGTTAGAGCATATTAAGGATGAATTGATTATGGCCCGAAAGAACTGTACTGATGTGGTTTTTACCGGAGGCGAACCGACAATACATAAAGATTTTCTTAAACTTGTCGTATTTGCAAAGGCGCTTGGTTTTAAGCAGATTCAATTACAGACTAACGCCAGGATGTTTGCTTACAAAGATTTTGCCAGAGAGGCAGTATTAAGCGGGATAAATAATTTCTGTATCGCCGTACTCGGCCATAAGTCCTATTTGCATGATTCGTTAACCGGAGTAAAAGGGAGTTTCAGGCAGCTGGTAAAAGGCGTTGAAAATTTGAAAGCTTTAGGTGCTGATATATCAGATAACACTGTTATTACTAAGAAAAACTACAAATATCTTGCGCATATCGCAAGATATTTGGTTACTTTGGGCGTCAGGCAATATCAATTTGCCTTTATCCACCCTTTAGGAAATGCAAAAGTAAACTTTCAGTCTATTGTTCCGAGGTTCAAAGAGGTGATGCCGTATGTAAGGAAGGGGTTGGATATAGGGATAAAGAGCAAAGTGACAGTTATGACTGAAGCTATTCCTTATTGTTTTATGAAGAAATACGAAGATTATATTGCAGAGCGGATCATCCCGGAGACAGAAGTATTTGATGCTGATTTTTATATCGGCAACTATTCTGAGTCCAGGAAAGCCAATGGCAAGGCCAAGGGTCCTGCCTGTAAGCGTTGTTATTATGATAATTTATGCGAAGGGCCATGGAAAGAGTATCCAGAGTATTTTGGCTGGAGCGAATTTAAACCGGTCAGAAGGCAAAAAAATGGCAAGAAAGCAGGATAATTTATACGTTCGCGGCCACAAAACCGCACCTTCGAAGGTGCGGATGGAGTGTGTACGCTCAGTATTTCGCTCCAAGAAACTTCCGGCTTTATCCCGAGGAGCTTCATTTAAGAATCATTTCCAGGAGAAGATTAATAAGACTGTCATTGTCAGCGGATATATTTGTAATAACCACTGTAAGTTTTGCAATAACTCCGGCAAGAGAGTAATAGGCGACAGAAATACAAGCGAAATAATACAGGCTATAATCGGAGCCAAAGAAGGGGGAGCTTCCTATCTAGAGATTATCGGAGGAGAACCTACGATCAGGAAAGATATATTTGATATCGTAAGTTTTGCAAATAAGCTTAAATTTAATACTATCTCTATTACGACTAATGGCAGGATGTTTTCTTATAAAAAGTTCGCATCTAAAATCATAAAATGCGGTTTAAACAGCCTGGTTTTTTCTATACACGGACATAATAGCCTCTTGCATGACAGCCTTACTCAATCAAATGGCAGCTTTAAGCAGCTGCTTTCAGGTTTAGATAATCTGCGGGATATAGGCTTTAATAATCTTGGGTCTAATACTACTATTGTCAAAACTAATTACAGATATTTGCCTGAAATCGGCGGGTTTATCTATAAGCTGGGGATAAGAAACAGCGAGTTTATCTTCGTCGATCCTACTTATGGAGGCGCGCATGATAATTTTCTTAAGCTCGTTCCCCGGATATCTAAGGCAGCGCCTTTTATTAGAAAATGCCTGGATATAGGCCGTCAGAAGAATGTTTCGCACTGGCATGCCAGGTATGTGCCACTTTGCCACTTCGTAGGCTATGAAGATCAGATAAGCGAGATATACGAGAAATCAGTTTTTAAGACTCAGCATATAGCAGCTGATTTTATAAATCTCAACGTAGAGGCATCGCGTATGAAAGTGGGCAGGATAAAAACAGATAGATGCAGAGGATGCATCAAGTTTTCTGCTTGTGAAGGTATCTGGAGGGAATATTTTTCCAGGTTTGGAGATAGCGAGCTGACCCCTATTACGTAACGGAGAATATTTATGCCCGTGGTCCCTATTATAGATAAATGCAATAACTACTGTCTGATGTGCACCAATCCTGCTGCCGGAGAATGGAAGCAGAGTTTCAGTTTTAACGAGATCGCCGGAAGGATAACGAATTTCTTTAATGGCCAGCAAGAGTTCTTAGAGAATTACCGTGATAGTTTTTCTCTTACCGGCGGCGAGCCGACTATATCAGCGGATTTACCTAAGCTAATAGAATTGATAGATTATTTTCAAAAAGGAGTCAGTATAAAATGCCTGACTAACGGCCGCATGTTTGCTTATCCGGAATATGCAAGGTCGATTTTAAAATCTTGCGTACATTTATCGCTTGCTATTCCTTTGCACAGCATTGACGGAAAAATCCACGATAAAATTACCAGGGTGCAGGGAAGTTTCTTACAGACAGTAAAAGGCTTAGAAAATATTTTTAAATATAAGAGGAGTATTCATAATGTTGAGATCAGATTTGTAATCCATGCATTGAATTATACTGAAATTCATAAGATGGCAAAATTTATAAAAAAAGAGTTTCCTGGGGTGTCAAAATATGTAGTCATATTTTTTGAAGTTGAAGGGCAAGCTCAAAAAAACTTTAAACTGCTTAAGATCTCCTACGGTGACGTTTATCCGTATCTGGAGTCCTTACCGTTAAGCCTGATTGAGAAGCCGGAATTGCAGCTATTCCATTTTCCGTTGTGTGTCTTACCGTATAATTTATATCGTTGTGCATGGAGGACGCTTCCGGGAAAGGATATTAAATTTGTCGCTGCTTGCCGAAGTTGCCAGGTAAAGAAATTCTGCCTGGGCGTGCCTTTATTTTACAGCAAATTTGTCGGGATAAAGGAATTCAAAGCCGTGGGCGCAAGTTTAAAGATCAAGGCCAATGCCAATCCTTATAACCCGGTAAAATCAGTTAAGAAGGCCTATGTTTAAAAATGATATTGTTTATACATTCCTGTTCCTGCCTGTGATGATTTTTATCGGATCTATAACAATTTATCAGGACATTAGGTATTCTAAAATTAAAAATGTATGGGTTGCCTCCGGCATACTTTATTCCGTAGCTGTATATTTTACCGCAGAATTAATCTCTGTTTTAGACCCGAATTTATTCCCTCCGTTTATCGATAAAATCATTCATCCTTTGGTTTGGAAAATAGAAAGATGGGCTATTAATTTGTTGTTAAGCGTGATCTTAAGCTATTTTTTATGGCATTTTAAAATATGGGGCGCAGGAGACGCCAAGCTTTTTATATGCTATGCCGGGTTAATTCCTTTGGGCCAATACTCCAAGGTATATTTTAATTACAGTTTTGCTTCTTTATTACTGCTTATGGCCATTTTTTTACCTCCGACAATCAAACTTTTTTTAAGCTCAACCTGGGCATTTTTCAGTGATACGAGTAAGTACAATATTAAAAAATTGGCTGTGCGAGAGTTACATAAAATCAATAAGAAAGACATGTTTGAAGCTTTCCTCGGCTTAATGATGTTTTTTCTGTTTTTGAAAATAATTGGAGATTTTATACGTGTTCCTTGGAATGGGTTCTTAAACCAAAACAAAGCCATGGTATTATTGGGCTTTCTTTTTATCCCTTTTTCAAAATTAATTTTCAAGAATATAGTTATGCTTTTATTTAGTATTATTATTTTACTGATCTACGTATTTGCAAGAATGCACAGCCCGATACTTTGGTTGACAGGTGAATTATCGGTTTCTTTGCTAAGAGCATGCGTTTTACTGATATTATTTCCTCTAGTCAAAAAGACGATTAATTATTACATACGGCGAAATGTCCAAAACCATTATCCATTTGCTCACTGGATGTTTTTGGGCGCGCTTTTGGTTTGGTTATTTTGATACCGCTGGTTAATAAAAAAGTTGAAACTGTTTGTTAAAGTGGTAAACTGTACGTGAGATCAACCTCTATTAGCGCGGAAGGTTAAAAAGCTTATATCTGGGATATAAAATGAAACACATAATTATAGGTTTGATAATATTATTTGCTATTTCGGGCACACGAAATTCATCCGCTCAAATTGCGCAAACAGGCTCGAGTTTGCAGCAGGCACTTGATGAAAAGAAGGTGCTTAATTTTGTTAAAGAAAGATATCCGGATATTTACGAGCCGATGTTGAAGGCTAAAGAAATTGATTCAGATAGTTATTTGAGCATGCTTTTACTCTTTGAAAAGAACATGAGTGCTAAAGAGAGCCTTAGTGGCAATGGATTAAAGCTATACGAGGGGATTGAAAAGGCATTGAATAAAAGAGGCTTTGAGCCGAAAGATGAAAAAAAGGTATTGGAATATATCAGGGATACGAACCCTGCCTTGAGCCAAAATATGGCTTATTGGAAAAAGATCAAAAGCCCTCAATATGAATATTTTATCGGCCTCTATAGCGAAATTATTAACCTCTCCCAGCAAGCCAAAATAAATTATCCGAATTATTATCGCGCTATCAGGGATATACAGTCCAATACTTCAACCATGCAGAGTGTTTATGATGCGTTTATTAAAGGAGAGATTACTAGAGCCGAAGCGAAGAGAAAGTTAACTAGGCTTATGCCGGACAATTACAGTAACCCTCAGATTGCGGCACTATTTAATAGCCAATTGACTAACATGGAGAGCGATATTGCCAGATTAAAAGCTATGAGTGCGAAGAAGGATAGTTCTATACCTATCGCGGAGATTAAGAAGCGCATTGATGACATCGAAAAAGAAAAGAGAGCATTAAAAAAAGCTCTTGGCGGCGACAGCAGGGAATATACTGCGATATTAATCGAAAAGCAATTAAACAACCTGGAAATTGCCAGAAACAAGATAGCAGGATAATTTGTTTGCCGAGATTATTTAATGCCTAATAAAAAAGGAGCAGAACATGGTTTATTTCCTTAAGAAGCTGCGTTATTTTTCTTATCCGACTATTTTCTTTTTTCTTTTCCTGATAATGCCTGATATAGGTTTTGCGCAGGAAACGGTGACTATAACCACATATTACCCTTCTCCCCAGGGGAGCTATCTGGATTTAAATGTCCAGGGAACTCTTTTGGTTGGGACAGGGGTCCCTGCTTCTCCTGTTGTAAGCCCGAGAATAGAATTTTCCCACAACACCGCTAGTAACCGTTTCCATTGGAACATCGACCAGGAGGGTGGTGCAAACGCGGCTAACCCCGTACTTCGTTTTTTCACTGAATCAAATGATAATACTACCGAGACAGAGAGGTTATTGATCGACAATAATAGCCTGGTATTTAACGATTCTACGGGTACTCAACATCTTTCGGTTGACCGCGATTCAATTATTTTTACTGGACGTGATAACACAGGGGATTTGATACTTAGGGCGCCTTCAACCGATTCTCTTGACGCAGGTGATATAAGATTCCAGAGCTCAACAGGCAACCAGCGGGGTCGCATTTGGACGGATGACGGAGCACTGGACAGGGTATATTTAAGTTCCGGCAATAATGTCCCTAATATTATAATCGGCGAATTGGGAAATGTTGCTATAGGTCCGTTAAGCCCGGCACCTAATGCACTTTACGCTTTAAATGTAGGCGGCATTCTGGAAGCAGTTACTTTTGGGCCGCTGCTTTGGGTCGAAATTCAGTCTGTTATAGTAGCTACGATATTGGCAACCATAACCGTAGGTTTTGTTATTGCTTTGCTCGCCAGCTCTTCAATACGCTTTAAGAAAAACGTTAAGCCATTAAATGGAGCGCTTGATAAAATCCTTAAACTACGCGGGGTAGAATTTGATTGGAAAGAAGACGGACGTCATGATGTAGGGATGATCGCCGAAGAGGTAGGCAGAGCATTCCCCGAACTATTAACATATGAAAAAGACGGCAAGACCATAAGGGGTTTTAGGTATGATGGTCTTATAGGTGTGCTTGTCGAGGCTATCAAGGAACAAAACAAATTAATCAATAAACAGGCTGAAGAATTAGGTAACCTTAGAAGCAGGGTTGATAGGTTAGAAAAATCCCTTTCAGTTGCAAGATAGTTATTAAGCTTGCTTAGATAGGATGATGGCGCTTTTTTCGTTAAAAAGGCGCCATTTTCTGTTATATAAAAAGAAAGCGCTTTCCTTGACATAACCCCTTACATATGTTATACTTTAAAAAATTTTCCAAATAATTATATATAGTTAAAAAGGAGAGTTCCATGCTGGTAGAGAGCGTTAAGAATTTTAACTGGGTGGATATACTTTGCATAACTCTTTTATTCAGAATATGTTACATAGGGTTTAAAAACGGTTTTGTTGTTGAGGTGTTTAAATTTTTTGGAGCAATACTGGCAATATTTATTTCCTGCCA contains:
- the hxsB gene encoding His-Xaa-Ser system radical SAM maturase HxsB gives rise to the protein MSLANCQVDEKKVHNLLFKPFKSGFLITNSFGNYHFLNREEFASFVQGDTSVLAKEKIDGLREQGFLRDSLDFSALTKKYLSRKSFLFQGPSLHIMVVTHRCNHKCLYCQTNSKPATESLSDMQKQVSDKVIDFIFESPNKNIAIEFQGGEPLLNFDTIKHAVSYAKKKNEIAGRNLLIVLVTNMSRMDKDKLKYLLENNIGICTSLDGPEALHNKYRLFGQGNSYNEAVKWIKVVHEEINSGRYHGYKHRLEALTTVTRDSLLQPKEIIDTYLDNGFKGIDLRPVQPFGVAEGQAWQGISFTAEEFMGFYKSALDYIIKLNSEGKFFYERRALIFLTKILTDTDPNFLDLRSPCGAGIGQMAYDTNGDIYTCDEGRMFAALNPADFSFRLGNVSQDPYSSIMKSSKIEAMCLASCLDNLPHCSSCVYKPYCGVCPLYNYAEQKDLFMKYRNQRCSINEQILDYLFSLLRKKANMAIFKNWIEGFHYKQGEVGV
- a CDS encoding radical SAM protein; its protein translation is MGNKTVTVAYFNISDPGSSVIPTEEAAAYHYSFSTYLPNGPLSIATVLKRDGHKVIFKDYQFSAIGSYRKISDIAEFFMDDSEVLCVGCMCNMLPYLIAALKILKRKFPDKIIILGGPGPSDVYEPLMKNFSFIDFIVRGEGEETIIELINSLDNPGNFSKVNGISYRYAGQVYHNPDRQLMPSLDSVPDLDLSLVSSKYNFFYFFTSRGCPFNCGYCNNASFWRRRVRQIGLKRVFDEIGRIIERFGVKNIGAGDDTFFASSRERIEEFATLYKKNGHTFRWSAHHRINLFDEGVMDLVKDMNMKEILMGIDSASNRMLKALGRNYTIEQALKVSKLALKYINALRVTFIYGFPNETLEDFLLTLEAILCLRDPRISVDLILLAPLKQTPICEGYSGKMSFSKGPAEVAYTFRTKLEDGNVNVSRITRAYNSVFSLPLGIPYMPEVDSLISKFPDAFISYYNYDSELTLKFEIIQEFLRFLESEDRINEAIANVQGRLIYFGKGRVRQISIKK
- a CDS encoding radical SAM protein; translation: MDVTIVNFGLPAATLIRPDELFIIKSIPVGALSIATVLKKTGYNVVFKDYQLSDYDDPLEPKNIIEFLSDSSSLLCIGCACNLLPFLVSALKKIKEKIPDKKIVLGGPGPSDVFEFLLRDFPFLDYIVRGEGEFTIVELVAAIENQKSLENIEGLSFRDNGNIIHNPARRLIARLDDLPDLDISLLNPGYNMFYIFTARGCPYDCTYCNNVTFWQQRVRPLSIRKAFNEIGLIRDKFKGINIAVGDDTFGVNKDVSERFIEEYKRVHYDFAWSATYRIDLFDEMFIKKMAAINMQSVVYGVESGSNRMLKRLGRNYKIEDAINVVSKTLTYLKTVAVSFIYGYPFETVEDFLETLESILKFHNLGVFIRLNLLGPLRQTRLFKEYKGGLENSSGHSYLITPYVKTKIMRKTTDTGRLQNLNKIGTGVPEVDRLIKNFPDSSVSYYLYPSDLELKEQIIKEFLTFIENAGTISEKRVSVKGYLIYFSKDRVKLLKSPRKAYTSRVGCKTK
- a CDS encoding radical SAM protein; translated protein: MKKADIKVGFLCNNYCLHCVQGDKRARFGNKGLEHIKDELIMARKNCTDVVFTGGEPTIHKDFLKLVVFAKALGFKQIQLQTNARMFAYKDFAREAVLSGINNFCIAVLGHKSYLHDSLTGVKGSFRQLVKGVENLKALGADISDNTVITKKNYKYLAHIARYLVTLGVRQYQFAFIHPLGNAKVNFQSIVPRFKEVMPYVRKGLDIGIKSKVTVMTEAIPYCFMKKYEDYIAERIIPETEVFDADFYIGNYSESRKANGKAKGPACKRCYYDNLCEGPWKEYPEYFGWSEFKPVRRQKNGKKAG
- a CDS encoding radical SAM protein, encoding MLIFISATILSPGKPMARPRVLPVSVVIMIIYAKGHGKSIQSILAGANLNRSEGKKMARKQDNLYVRGHKTAPSKVRMECVRSVFRSKKLPALSRGASFKNHFQEKINKTVIVSGYICNNHCKFCNNSGKRVIGDRNTSEIIQAIIGAKEGGASYLEIIGGEPTIRKDIFDIVSFANKLKFNTISITTNGRMFSYKKFASKIIKCGLNSLVFSIHGHNSLLHDSLTQSNGSFKQLLSGLDNLRDIGFNNLGSNTTIVKTNYRYLPEIGGFIYKLGIRNSEFIFVDPTYGGAHDNFLKLVPRISKAAPFIRKCLDIGRQKNVSHWHARYVPLCHFVGYEDQISEIYEKSVFKTQHIAADFINLNVEASRMKVGRIKTDRCRGCIKFSACEGIWREYFSRFGDSELTPIT
- a CDS encoding radical SAM protein, which translates into the protein MPVVPIIDKCNNYCLMCTNPAAGEWKQSFSFNEIAGRITNFFNGQQEFLENYRDSFSLTGGEPTISADLPKLIELIDYFQKGVSIKCLTNGRMFAYPEYARSILKSCVHLSLAIPLHSIDGKIHDKITRVQGSFLQTVKGLENIFKYKRSIHNVEIRFVIHALNYTEIHKMAKFIKKEFPGVSKYVVIFFEVEGQAQKNFKLLKISYGDVYPYLESLPLSLIEKPELQLFHFPLCVLPYNLYRCAWRTLPGKDIKFVAACRSCQVKKFCLGVPLFYSKFVGIKEFKAVGASLKIKANANPYNPVKSVKKAYV